The following are from one region of the Oenanthe melanoleuca isolate GR-GAL-2019-014 chromosome 23, OMel1.0, whole genome shotgun sequence genome:
- the AHDC1 gene encoding transcription factor Gibbin isoform X1, whose product MLSLKVASGAEGSGTPAAGQDAAPAGGRSLPKRAGSEGRGAHEPADGSSVACQPFALENGASPPAEWFPRAQGSGPHQPGSDGDSRSFRVNLHCKHPRNRELKCNSRSSSKAEGPGVTFPDPHVSNCSAKRHAGEEEVRMRVKPPGPVVTTSVVRGSPDYVREPKFYPPGHPVQRPPACPAEKALSCSVLSFPEGSCPALGREHQAGSLLHGDPADRCQSVHGGTKAAEDLLGCAGESRILGGSAEEASTRDRAPKTFPNATLASGRCNVDSILALLRSKCGNGHINLHPVVQLIDIMKDLNRLSEDLKNSGVHLDCGSLRGGSGAHEDSRLLPADRDLQYSFFSSPSLANSIRSPEERGVLLKSDPSRHPRPPARDGEADGGGGSAPQPPGHSVGVGDVSKAPADEAGCSQPDASDYSELAEADILNELASLACPGTQLLESQAMEPQPQLLPAQELDSQSRLLDSQSLESQPQLLDSQSLEPLPESLELQNLEPLGLQSLEPLSESLELQSLEPLSESLELQSLEPLAEPLGLQTLEPLPGALEPPLLPAEPSLLEPQPLGTVSELLEAQPGAGDPLRPHGLQPRLGGCPLSTMVKRGPCGGRGAGRCGEDHRKYALRRTDKPKMLCRRRRAGRGRRVDIAPESRMLSPLALPAEMPPGPEEPDTPVLSPPPPPPPATLDPDEMPKAPTTGKKNKCRGVRKMVVKMAKIPVSLGRRNKTTYKVSSLSSNLNLEGKELTASSSMEPTPLLKMKNNGRNVVVVFPPGEMPIILKRKRGRPPKNLLLGQAKPKEPTPEVKKRRRRKQKLASPQPSYIADTNDSKADYSDVLAKLAFLNRQSQCSGRCSPPRCWTPSEPESIHQAPDTQSISHFLHRVQGFRRRGGKAGGFGGRGGGHAARAARCSFSDFFEGIGKKKKAPSALHADPVHPRKRGRLEPDPVGKPKRKRRARKNGALFPEPSSGQSFGDGPAAEWGGGDKGSPWAPHHGHPGSQAGRSGGYQGAEARPFHAAGLESGSSGRAGFYASSAPSSQADTGPERHSLFTGYFRSLLDSDDSSDLLDFALSASRSESRKSAAAYTAAPAALPGQRGLAAYSSRGGKVPAASPAAEAAFHAAMQGRPAFPPGRASSGYGVSQGSSECRGTESFPKLAPPSAVSRSPTAHPAASGTPGYSPYGSYGSAGQSVAPASVFPPGKQYPSAQDCPNSKDCSFAYGSGSSLPSSPSSAHSAGYAPPTAAPSLPLGKAAFFNSAEQGGQFSSAAHTPLRCDSRASTVSPGGYMVPKGSTSFQPSPENCRQFPSAAPWAFRQGYGGLDWSSEAFSQLYNPGFECHLNEPNVILDISNYTPQKAKQQTVSETFSESSSDSTQFNQPAGYRRANSEASSSEGQSSLSSLEKLMMDWNEASSAPGYNWNQSVLFQSNSKPGRGRRKKVDMFDTSHLSFSSSSSSSSVYPSKRNTGPRQPRGSRGACASKKERGTGKAKFPTKSQAVNPLFQESTDLGLDYYSGDSSMSPLPSQSRGFGVGERDPCDYSGPYSMNPSTPSDGTFVQGFQSDSPGLGQPDLESKHFPALPHQLAAPGQQTVFEAGLQKAFSPNCSPTLAFKEDLRAGSMRKLPACDSLKHSMQGGALPHAPHLACRDLPLPQPHYDSPSCKNPPYWYSPNASTRSPSYDGKAGAGMLVDFMGRTDPPCLNPHLSSPSGTHPSKGEKEPLEMSRAHHRGPYACPLINDLNISPVPRDSMLQLQDNYRYPSFAPQGHPVMAPTQKSGFLGPMVEQQHPEDTFTVTSL is encoded by the exons ATGGGAGCTCGGTCGCCTGCCAGCCCTTCGCACTGGAGAACGGTGCCAGCCCGCCAGCCGAGTGGTTCCCGCGTGCCCAGGGCTCCGGCCCCCACCAGCCCGGCAGCGACGGCGACAGCAGGAGCTTCCGAGTGAACCTGCACTGCAAACACCCCCGGAACAG AGAGCTCAAGTGCAatagcaggagcagcagcaaagccgAGG GTCCTGGTGTCACCTTTCCTGACCCCCATGTCAGCAACTGCTCGGCCAAGCGGCACGCGGGGGAGGAGGAGGTCAGGATGCGTGTGAAGCCCCCGGGCCCAGTGGTAACGACCAGCGTTGTGCGTGGCTCGCCCGACTACGTCCGAGAGCCCAAATTCTACCCGCCGGGACACCCGGTGCAGCGGCCCCCAGCCTGCCCGGCCGAGAAGGCGTTGTCCTGCAGCGTGCTCAGCTTCCCTGAGGGCTCCTGCCCCGCGCTCGGCCGGGAGCACCAAGCAGGCTCGCTGCTGCACGGCGACCCGGCCGACCGCTGCCAGAGCGTCCACGGGGGCACCAAGGCGGCCGAGGACCTGCTGGGCTGCGCCGGGGAGTCCCGGATCCTGGGGGGCAGCGCGGAGGAGGCATCCACCCGCGATCGGGCGCCAAAAACCTTCCCCAACGCGACACTGGCCTCGGGCCGCTGCAACGTAGACAGCATCCTCGCCTTGCTCCGGAGCAAGTGCGGCAACGGGCACATCAACCTCCACCCTGTGGTGCAGCTCATTGACATCATGAAGGACCTCAACCGCCTCTCCGAGGACCTCAAGAACAGTGGAGTGCACCTGGACTGTGGCAGCCTCCGCGGTGGCAGCGGGGCTCACGAGGACAGCCGCCTCCTGCCCGCTGACCGTGACCTCCAGTACAGcttcttctcctctccctccctggccAACAGCATCCGCAGCCCCGAGGAGCGGGGGGTGCTCCTCAAATCCGATCCGTCGCGGCATCCCCGGCCTCCCGCGCGCGATGGAGAGGCTGACGGAGGCGGGGGGAGCGCCCCGCAGCCCCCAGGACACAGCGTGGGTGTGGGGGACGTCTCCAAAGCCCCGGCGGATGAAGCcggctgctcccagcctgatGCCAGCGATTACTCGGAGCTGGCCGAGGCGGACATCCTGAACGAGCTGGCCTCCCTGGCGTGCCCGGGGACGCAGCTTCTGGAGTCGCAGGCGATGGAGCCGCAGCCCCAGTTGCTGCCAGCCCAAGAGCTGGACTCCCAATCCCGGCTGTTGGATTCCCAGTCTCTGGagtcacagccccagctgcttgATTCGCAGAGCCTGGAGCCGCTGCCAGAGTCGCTGGAGCTGCAAAACCTGGAGCCGTTGGGGCTGCAGTCACTGGAGCCGCTCTCCGAGTCGCTGGAGCTGCAGTCGCTAGAGCCTCTGTCCGAGTCGCTGGAGCTGCAGTCGCTGGAGCCGCTGGCGGAGCCTCTGGGGCTGCAGACTCTGGAGCCGCTGCCCGGGGCGCTggagccgccgctgctgccTGCCGAGCCTTCGCTGCTGGAGCCGCAGCCTCTGGGAACCGTCTCGGAGCTGCTGGAGGCGCAGCCGGGCGCCGGGGACCCTCTGCGGCCCCACGGGCTGCAGCCCCGGCTCGGGGGGTGTCCCCTGAGCACCATGGTGAAGCGGGGTCCCTGTGGGGGCCGGGGGGCCGGGCGCTGTGGCGAAGACCACCGCAAGTACGCACTGCGCCGGACAGACAAACCAAAGATGCTGTGCCGCAGGAGGAGAGCGGGCCGGGGGCGCCGGGTGGACATCGCCCCCGAGAGCCGCATGCTGTCCCCCCTCGCCCTGCCCGCCGAGATGCCCCCCGGGCCCGAGGAGCCCGACACACCGGTGCTGAGCCCCCCACCGCCACCGCCCCCCGCCACGCTGGACCCCGATGAGATGCCAAAAGCGCCCACGACGGGGAAGAAGAACAAGTGCCGGGGTGTGAGGAAGATGGTGGTGAAGATGGCCAAGATCCCCGTgtccctggggaggaggaacAAGACCACCTACAAGGTGTCATCGCTCAGCAGCAACTTGAACctggaggggaaggagctgacagccagcagctccatggagcCCACGCCGCTGCTCAAGATGAAGAACAATGGGCGCAACGTGGTGGTGGTGTTCCCCCCCGGCGAGATGCCCATTATCCTGAAGCGCAAGCGGGGCCGACCTCCCAAAAACCTGCTGCTGGGCCAAGCCAAGCCCAAGGAGCCCACCCCGGAagtgaagaagaggaggagaaggaagcagaagcTGGCCTCGCCCCAGCCCTCCTACATCGCGGACACCAACGACAGCAAAGCCGACTACTCGGACGTGTTGGCTAAGCTGGCCTTCCTGAACCGGCAGAGCCAGTGCTCGGGGCGCTGCTCACCGCCCCGCTGCTGGACCCCCAGCGAGCCCGAGTCCATTCACCAGGCCCCCGACACCCAGAGCATCTCCCACTTTTTGCACCGCGTCCAGGGCTTCCGCCGGCGCGGCGGCAAGGCGGGCGGCTTcggggggcgcgggggcggcCACGCTGCCCGCGCCGCACGCTGCTCCTTCAGCGATTTCTTCGAGGGCATCGGCAAGAAGAAGAAAGCGCCCAGCGCCCTGCACGCTGACCCCGTGCACCCCCGCAAGCGCGGCCGTCTGGAGCCCGACCCCGTGGGCAAACCCAAGCGCAAGCGACGGGCGCGCAAGAACGGGGCGCTGTTCCCCGAGCCTAGCTCCGGGCAGAGCTTCGGGGACGGGCCCGCCGCCGAGTGGGGCGGGGGTGACAAGGGtagcccctgggctccccaccACGGCCACCCCGGCAGCCAGGCGGGGCGCAGCGGTGGCTACCAAGGCGCCGAGGCGAGGCCGTTCCACGCGGCGGGGCTGGAGTCGGGCTCCTCCGGCCGCGCCGGGTTCTACGCCAGCAGTGCTCCGTCCTCGCAGGCGGACACAGGGCCGGAGCGGCACAGCCTCTTCACCGGCTATTTCCGCTCCTTGCTGGACTCGGACGACTCCTCCGACCTGCTGGACTTTGCCCTCTCCGCGTCCCGCTCCGAGTCCCGCAAATCGGCAGCCGCCTACACGGCCGCtccggccgcgctgcccggccAGCGGGGCTTGGCCGCCTACTCGTCCCGCGGGGGCAAAGTGCCGGCGGCCAGCCCGGCTGCCGAGGCCGCTTTCCACGCGGCCATGCAGGGTCGGCCGGCCTTCCCGCCCGGCCGTGCCTCCAGTGGCTACGGGGTGAGCCAGGGCTCGTCAGAGTGCCGGGGCACCGAGTCTTTCCCCAAACTGGCCCCGCCGTCGGCTGTGTCCCGCTCGCCCACGGCTCACCCGGCGGCCAGTGGCACCCCTGGCTACTCGCCGTACGGCAGCTACGGCAGCGCCGGGCAGAGCGTGGCACCCGCCAGCGTGTTCCCACCGGGAAAGCAATACCCGTCAGCACAGGACTGCCCCAACAGCAAGGACTGCAGCTTCGCCTACGGCAGCGGCAGCAGCCTCCCGTCCTcgcccagcagtgcccacagtGCCGGCTACGCGCCACCGACAGCTGCTCCCAGTTTACCGCTGGGAAAAGCCGCCTTCTTCAACAGTGCCGAGCAGGGGGGGCAGTTCTCCAGCGCCGCGCACACCCCCCTGCGCTGCGACAGCCGGGCCAGCACCGTCTCGCCCGGCGGCTACATGGTGCCCAAGGGCTCCACCTCCTTCCAGCCCTCACCTGAAAACTGCCGGCAGTTCCCCAGCGCCGCGCCCTGGGCCTTCCGGCAAGGCTATGGCGGCTTGGATTGGAGCTCGGAAGCCTTCAGCCAGCTCTACAACCCGGGCTTCGAGTGCCACCTTAACGAACCCAATGTCATCCTGGACATCTCCAACTACACCCCGCAGAAAGCCAAGCAGCAGACGGTCTCCGAGACCTTCTCCGAGTCCTCCTCCGACAGCACCCAGTTCAACCAGCCGGCTGGTTACCGGCGCGCCAACAGCGAGGCGTCCTCCAGCGAGGGCCAGTCCAgcctctccagcctggagaagctgatGATGGACTGGAATGAGGCATCCTCTGCCCCTGGCTACAACTGGAACCAGAGCGTGCTCTTCCAGAGTAACTCTAAGCCCGGGAGAGGCCGACGGAAGAAGGTGGATATGTTCGACACCTCCCACCTGagtttctcctcctcttcctcttcttcctccgTGTACCCCTCCAAGAGGAACACGGGACCCCGGCAGCCCCGGGGGTCCCGAGGGGCTTGTGCCTCCAAGAAGGAGAGGGGCACGGGCAAAGCCAAGTTCCCCACCAAGTCACAGGCGGTGAACCCGCTCTTCCAGGAGAGCACGGACCTGGGCTTGGACTACTACAGCGGGGATAGCAGCATGTCCCCCTTGCCCTCCCAGTCCCGGGGCTTCGGGGTGGGAGAGCGGGACCCCTGTGACTACTCCGGACCCTACTCCATGAACCCCTCCACCCCCTCGGACGGGACCTTTGTCCAGGGGTTCCAGAGCGACTCCCCGGGTCTGGGGCAGCCGGATTTGGAGAGCAAGcacttccctgccctcccacacCAGCTGGCGGCCCCCGGCCAGCAGACTGTGTTCGAGGCCGGTTTGCAGAAAGCCTTCTCGCCCAACTGCTCCCCGACCTTGGCCTTCAAGGAGGACCTGCGGGCAGGCAGCATGCGGAAGCTGCCGGCCTGCGACTCGCTCAAACACAGCATGCAGGGGGGGGCCCTGCCGCACGCCCCCCACCTGGCCTGCCGCGACCTCCCCCTGCCTCAGCCACACTACGACTCCCCCAGTTGCAAAAACCCCCCGTACTGGTATTCCCCCAACGCCAGCACCCGCAGCCCCTCTTATGACGGCAAGGCGGGTGCCGGCATGCTGGTGGACTTCATGGGCAGGACGGACCCCCCGTGTCTGAACCCCCACCTGAGCAGCCCTAGCGGCACCCACCCCTCCAAGGGCGAGAAGGAGCCCTTGGAGATGTCCCGGGCTCACCACCGGGGACCCTACGCTTGTCCCTTGATCAATGACTTGAACATCTCCCCCGTACCGAGAGACTCAAtgttgcagctgcaggacaacTACAGGTACCCCAGTTTTGCACCCCAAGGGCACCCCGTCATGGCCCCCACCCAGAAGAGTGGGTTTTTGGGACCCATGGTTGAGCAACAGCATCCTGAGGACACTTTTACGGTCACCTCATTGTAG
- the AHDC1 gene encoding transcription factor Gibbin isoform X2 has product MRVKPPGPVVTTSVVRGSPDYVREPKFYPPGHPVQRPPACPAEKALSCSVLSFPEGSCPALGREHQAGSLLHGDPADRCQSVHGGTKAAEDLLGCAGESRILGGSAEEASTRDRAPKTFPNATLASGRCNVDSILALLRSKCGNGHINLHPVVQLIDIMKDLNRLSEDLKNSGVHLDCGSLRGGSGAHEDSRLLPADRDLQYSFFSSPSLANSIRSPEERGVLLKSDPSRHPRPPARDGEADGGGGSAPQPPGHSVGVGDVSKAPADEAGCSQPDASDYSELAEADILNELASLACPGTQLLESQAMEPQPQLLPAQELDSQSRLLDSQSLESQPQLLDSQSLEPLPESLELQNLEPLGLQSLEPLSESLELQSLEPLSESLELQSLEPLAEPLGLQTLEPLPGALEPPLLPAEPSLLEPQPLGTVSELLEAQPGAGDPLRPHGLQPRLGGCPLSTMVKRGPCGGRGAGRCGEDHRKYALRRTDKPKMLCRRRRAGRGRRVDIAPESRMLSPLALPAEMPPGPEEPDTPVLSPPPPPPPATLDPDEMPKAPTTGKKNKCRGVRKMVVKMAKIPVSLGRRNKTTYKVSSLSSNLNLEGKELTASSSMEPTPLLKMKNNGRNVVVVFPPGEMPIILKRKRGRPPKNLLLGQAKPKEPTPEVKKRRRRKQKLASPQPSYIADTNDSKADYSDVLAKLAFLNRQSQCSGRCSPPRCWTPSEPESIHQAPDTQSISHFLHRVQGFRRRGGKAGGFGGRGGGHAARAARCSFSDFFEGIGKKKKAPSALHADPVHPRKRGRLEPDPVGKPKRKRRARKNGALFPEPSSGQSFGDGPAAEWGGGDKGSPWAPHHGHPGSQAGRSGGYQGAEARPFHAAGLESGSSGRAGFYASSAPSSQADTGPERHSLFTGYFRSLLDSDDSSDLLDFALSASRSESRKSAAAYTAAPAALPGQRGLAAYSSRGGKVPAASPAAEAAFHAAMQGRPAFPPGRASSGYGVSQGSSECRGTESFPKLAPPSAVSRSPTAHPAASGTPGYSPYGSYGSAGQSVAPASVFPPGKQYPSAQDCPNSKDCSFAYGSGSSLPSSPSSAHSAGYAPPTAAPSLPLGKAAFFNSAEQGGQFSSAAHTPLRCDSRASTVSPGGYMVPKGSTSFQPSPENCRQFPSAAPWAFRQGYGGLDWSSEAFSQLYNPGFECHLNEPNVILDISNYTPQKAKQQTVSETFSESSSDSTQFNQPAGYRRANSEASSSEGQSSLSSLEKLMMDWNEASSAPGYNWNQSVLFQSNSKPGRGRRKKVDMFDTSHLSFSSSSSSSSVYPSKRNTGPRQPRGSRGACASKKERGTGKAKFPTKSQAVNPLFQESTDLGLDYYSGDSSMSPLPSQSRGFGVGERDPCDYSGPYSMNPSTPSDGTFVQGFQSDSPGLGQPDLESKHFPALPHQLAAPGQQTVFEAGLQKAFSPNCSPTLAFKEDLRAGSMRKLPACDSLKHSMQGGALPHAPHLACRDLPLPQPHYDSPSCKNPPYWYSPNASTRSPSYDGKAGAGMLVDFMGRTDPPCLNPHLSSPSGTHPSKGEKEPLEMSRAHHRGPYACPLINDLNISPVPRDSMLQLQDNYRYPSFAPQGHPVMAPTQKSGFLGPMVEQQHPEDTFTVTSL; this is encoded by the coding sequence ATGCGTGTGAAGCCCCCGGGCCCAGTGGTAACGACCAGCGTTGTGCGTGGCTCGCCCGACTACGTCCGAGAGCCCAAATTCTACCCGCCGGGACACCCGGTGCAGCGGCCCCCAGCCTGCCCGGCCGAGAAGGCGTTGTCCTGCAGCGTGCTCAGCTTCCCTGAGGGCTCCTGCCCCGCGCTCGGCCGGGAGCACCAAGCAGGCTCGCTGCTGCACGGCGACCCGGCCGACCGCTGCCAGAGCGTCCACGGGGGCACCAAGGCGGCCGAGGACCTGCTGGGCTGCGCCGGGGAGTCCCGGATCCTGGGGGGCAGCGCGGAGGAGGCATCCACCCGCGATCGGGCGCCAAAAACCTTCCCCAACGCGACACTGGCCTCGGGCCGCTGCAACGTAGACAGCATCCTCGCCTTGCTCCGGAGCAAGTGCGGCAACGGGCACATCAACCTCCACCCTGTGGTGCAGCTCATTGACATCATGAAGGACCTCAACCGCCTCTCCGAGGACCTCAAGAACAGTGGAGTGCACCTGGACTGTGGCAGCCTCCGCGGTGGCAGCGGGGCTCACGAGGACAGCCGCCTCCTGCCCGCTGACCGTGACCTCCAGTACAGcttcttctcctctccctccctggccAACAGCATCCGCAGCCCCGAGGAGCGGGGGGTGCTCCTCAAATCCGATCCGTCGCGGCATCCCCGGCCTCCCGCGCGCGATGGAGAGGCTGACGGAGGCGGGGGGAGCGCCCCGCAGCCCCCAGGACACAGCGTGGGTGTGGGGGACGTCTCCAAAGCCCCGGCGGATGAAGCcggctgctcccagcctgatGCCAGCGATTACTCGGAGCTGGCCGAGGCGGACATCCTGAACGAGCTGGCCTCCCTGGCGTGCCCGGGGACGCAGCTTCTGGAGTCGCAGGCGATGGAGCCGCAGCCCCAGTTGCTGCCAGCCCAAGAGCTGGACTCCCAATCCCGGCTGTTGGATTCCCAGTCTCTGGagtcacagccccagctgcttgATTCGCAGAGCCTGGAGCCGCTGCCAGAGTCGCTGGAGCTGCAAAACCTGGAGCCGTTGGGGCTGCAGTCACTGGAGCCGCTCTCCGAGTCGCTGGAGCTGCAGTCGCTAGAGCCTCTGTCCGAGTCGCTGGAGCTGCAGTCGCTGGAGCCGCTGGCGGAGCCTCTGGGGCTGCAGACTCTGGAGCCGCTGCCCGGGGCGCTggagccgccgctgctgccTGCCGAGCCTTCGCTGCTGGAGCCGCAGCCTCTGGGAACCGTCTCGGAGCTGCTGGAGGCGCAGCCGGGCGCCGGGGACCCTCTGCGGCCCCACGGGCTGCAGCCCCGGCTCGGGGGGTGTCCCCTGAGCACCATGGTGAAGCGGGGTCCCTGTGGGGGCCGGGGGGCCGGGCGCTGTGGCGAAGACCACCGCAAGTACGCACTGCGCCGGACAGACAAACCAAAGATGCTGTGCCGCAGGAGGAGAGCGGGCCGGGGGCGCCGGGTGGACATCGCCCCCGAGAGCCGCATGCTGTCCCCCCTCGCCCTGCCCGCCGAGATGCCCCCCGGGCCCGAGGAGCCCGACACACCGGTGCTGAGCCCCCCACCGCCACCGCCCCCCGCCACGCTGGACCCCGATGAGATGCCAAAAGCGCCCACGACGGGGAAGAAGAACAAGTGCCGGGGTGTGAGGAAGATGGTGGTGAAGATGGCCAAGATCCCCGTgtccctggggaggaggaacAAGACCACCTACAAGGTGTCATCGCTCAGCAGCAACTTGAACctggaggggaaggagctgacagccagcagctccatggagcCCACGCCGCTGCTCAAGATGAAGAACAATGGGCGCAACGTGGTGGTGGTGTTCCCCCCCGGCGAGATGCCCATTATCCTGAAGCGCAAGCGGGGCCGACCTCCCAAAAACCTGCTGCTGGGCCAAGCCAAGCCCAAGGAGCCCACCCCGGAagtgaagaagaggaggagaaggaagcagaagcTGGCCTCGCCCCAGCCCTCCTACATCGCGGACACCAACGACAGCAAAGCCGACTACTCGGACGTGTTGGCTAAGCTGGCCTTCCTGAACCGGCAGAGCCAGTGCTCGGGGCGCTGCTCACCGCCCCGCTGCTGGACCCCCAGCGAGCCCGAGTCCATTCACCAGGCCCCCGACACCCAGAGCATCTCCCACTTTTTGCACCGCGTCCAGGGCTTCCGCCGGCGCGGCGGCAAGGCGGGCGGCTTcggggggcgcgggggcggcCACGCTGCCCGCGCCGCACGCTGCTCCTTCAGCGATTTCTTCGAGGGCATCGGCAAGAAGAAGAAAGCGCCCAGCGCCCTGCACGCTGACCCCGTGCACCCCCGCAAGCGCGGCCGTCTGGAGCCCGACCCCGTGGGCAAACCCAAGCGCAAGCGACGGGCGCGCAAGAACGGGGCGCTGTTCCCCGAGCCTAGCTCCGGGCAGAGCTTCGGGGACGGGCCCGCCGCCGAGTGGGGCGGGGGTGACAAGGGtagcccctgggctccccaccACGGCCACCCCGGCAGCCAGGCGGGGCGCAGCGGTGGCTACCAAGGCGCCGAGGCGAGGCCGTTCCACGCGGCGGGGCTGGAGTCGGGCTCCTCCGGCCGCGCCGGGTTCTACGCCAGCAGTGCTCCGTCCTCGCAGGCGGACACAGGGCCGGAGCGGCACAGCCTCTTCACCGGCTATTTCCGCTCCTTGCTGGACTCGGACGACTCCTCCGACCTGCTGGACTTTGCCCTCTCCGCGTCCCGCTCCGAGTCCCGCAAATCGGCAGCCGCCTACACGGCCGCtccggccgcgctgcccggccAGCGGGGCTTGGCCGCCTACTCGTCCCGCGGGGGCAAAGTGCCGGCGGCCAGCCCGGCTGCCGAGGCCGCTTTCCACGCGGCCATGCAGGGTCGGCCGGCCTTCCCGCCCGGCCGTGCCTCCAGTGGCTACGGGGTGAGCCAGGGCTCGTCAGAGTGCCGGGGCACCGAGTCTTTCCCCAAACTGGCCCCGCCGTCGGCTGTGTCCCGCTCGCCCACGGCTCACCCGGCGGCCAGTGGCACCCCTGGCTACTCGCCGTACGGCAGCTACGGCAGCGCCGGGCAGAGCGTGGCACCCGCCAGCGTGTTCCCACCGGGAAAGCAATACCCGTCAGCACAGGACTGCCCCAACAGCAAGGACTGCAGCTTCGCCTACGGCAGCGGCAGCAGCCTCCCGTCCTcgcccagcagtgcccacagtGCCGGCTACGCGCCACCGACAGCTGCTCCCAGTTTACCGCTGGGAAAAGCCGCCTTCTTCAACAGTGCCGAGCAGGGGGGGCAGTTCTCCAGCGCCGCGCACACCCCCCTGCGCTGCGACAGCCGGGCCAGCACCGTCTCGCCCGGCGGCTACATGGTGCCCAAGGGCTCCACCTCCTTCCAGCCCTCACCTGAAAACTGCCGGCAGTTCCCCAGCGCCGCGCCCTGGGCCTTCCGGCAAGGCTATGGCGGCTTGGATTGGAGCTCGGAAGCCTTCAGCCAGCTCTACAACCCGGGCTTCGAGTGCCACCTTAACGAACCCAATGTCATCCTGGACATCTCCAACTACACCCCGCAGAAAGCCAAGCAGCAGACGGTCTCCGAGACCTTCTCCGAGTCCTCCTCCGACAGCACCCAGTTCAACCAGCCGGCTGGTTACCGGCGCGCCAACAGCGAGGCGTCCTCCAGCGAGGGCCAGTCCAgcctctccagcctggagaagctgatGATGGACTGGAATGAGGCATCCTCTGCCCCTGGCTACAACTGGAACCAGAGCGTGCTCTTCCAGAGTAACTCTAAGCCCGGGAGAGGCCGACGGAAGAAGGTGGATATGTTCGACACCTCCCACCTGagtttctcctcctcttcctcttcttcctccgTGTACCCCTCCAAGAGGAACACGGGACCCCGGCAGCCCCGGGGGTCCCGAGGGGCTTGTGCCTCCAAGAAGGAGAGGGGCACGGGCAAAGCCAAGTTCCCCACCAAGTCACAGGCGGTGAACCCGCTCTTCCAGGAGAGCACGGACCTGGGCTTGGACTACTACAGCGGGGATAGCAGCATGTCCCCCTTGCCCTCCCAGTCCCGGGGCTTCGGGGTGGGAGAGCGGGACCCCTGTGACTACTCCGGACCCTACTCCATGAACCCCTCCACCCCCTCGGACGGGACCTTTGTCCAGGGGTTCCAGAGCGACTCCCCGGGTCTGGGGCAGCCGGATTTGGAGAGCAAGcacttccctgccctcccacacCAGCTGGCGGCCCCCGGCCAGCAGACTGTGTTCGAGGCCGGTTTGCAGAAAGCCTTCTCGCCCAACTGCTCCCCGACCTTGGCCTTCAAGGAGGACCTGCGGGCAGGCAGCATGCGGAAGCTGCCGGCCTGCGACTCGCTCAAACACAGCATGCAGGGGGGGGCCCTGCCGCACGCCCCCCACCTGGCCTGCCGCGACCTCCCCCTGCCTCAGCCACACTACGACTCCCCCAGTTGCAAAAACCCCCCGTACTGGTATTCCCCCAACGCCAGCACCCGCAGCCCCTCTTATGACGGCAAGGCGGGTGCCGGCATGCTGGTGGACTTCATGGGCAGGACGGACCCCCCGTGTCTGAACCCCCACCTGAGCAGCCCTAGCGGCACCCACCCCTCCAAGGGCGAGAAGGAGCCCTTGGAGATGTCCCGGGCTCACCACCGGGGACCCTACGCTTGTCCCTTGATCAATGACTTGAACATCTCCCCCGTACCGAGAGACTCAAtgttgcagctgcaggacaacTACAGGTACCCCAGTTTTGCACCCCAAGGGCACCCCGTCATGGCCCCCACCCAGAAGAGTGGGTTTTTGGGACCCATGGTTGAGCAACAGCATCCTGAGGACACTTTTACGGTCACCTCATTGTAG